One window of Mesorhizobium loti R88b genomic DNA carries:
- the murC gene encoding UDP-N-acetylmuramate--L-alanine ligase, with the protein MKMPQTIGLVHFIGIGGIGMSGIAEVLHNLGYKVQGSDQADSANVQRLRDKGIECFVGHKAENLGGAEVVVVSTAIKKTNPELKAAREKLLPIVRRAEMLAELMRFRQAVAIGGTHGKTTTTSMVATLLDAGGLDPTVINGGIINAYGTNARMGDGEWMVVEADESDGTFLKLPAEIAVVTNIDPEHLDHYGSFDKVREAFRQFVENVPFYGFGVMCTDHPEVQALVSRIEDRRVITYGENAQADVRFTNHRMAGATSEFDVVIRDRKTGIQKTISDLRLPMPGRHNVSNATAAIAVAHELGLSAEAIKKGLSSFAGVKRRFTHTGSWNGVDVFDDYGHHPVEISAVLKAARSATKGRVIAIAQPHRFTRLHDLFNEFSACFNDADTVMVAPVYAAGEDPIDGVTSDELVSRIRAGGHRDARYIEGPAAIAPIIRDLAKPGDFVVFLGAGNITQWAYALPKELAAS; encoded by the coding sequence ATGAAGATGCCGCAAACCATCGGCCTTGTGCATTTCATCGGCATTGGCGGCATCGGCATGAGCGGCATTGCCGAGGTGCTGCACAATCTCGGCTACAAGGTGCAAGGGTCCGACCAGGCCGACAGCGCCAATGTGCAGCGGCTGCGCGACAAGGGCATCGAATGCTTCGTCGGCCACAAGGCTGAAAACCTTGGTGGTGCCGAGGTTGTGGTCGTCTCGACGGCGATCAAGAAAACCAATCCGGAGCTGAAAGCCGCGCGCGAAAAGCTGCTGCCGATCGTGCGGCGCGCCGAGATGCTGGCCGAACTGATGCGTTTCCGCCAGGCTGTGGCAATCGGCGGCACACATGGCAAGACCACGACGACCTCGATGGTGGCGACGCTGCTCGATGCCGGCGGGCTCGATCCAACCGTCATCAATGGCGGCATCATCAATGCCTATGGCACCAATGCCCGCATGGGCGACGGCGAATGGATGGTGGTCGAAGCCGACGAGAGCGACGGCACGTTCCTGAAGCTGCCGGCCGAGATCGCCGTGGTCACCAACATCGATCCCGAGCATCTCGACCACTATGGCAGCTTCGACAAGGTGCGCGAGGCGTTCCGCCAGTTCGTCGAGAACGTGCCGTTCTACGGTTTTGGCGTGATGTGCACCGACCATCCGGAGGTGCAGGCGCTGGTCAGCCGCATCGAGGACCGCCGTGTCATCACCTATGGCGAGAATGCGCAGGCCGATGTGCGCTTCACCAATCACCGCATGGCGGGTGCGACATCCGAATTCGACGTGGTGATCCGCGACCGTAAAACCGGCATCCAGAAAACGATATCGGACCTGCGTCTGCCGATGCCTGGCCGCCACAATGTCTCCAACGCTACCGCCGCGATCGCCGTCGCGCATGAGCTCGGCCTGTCCGCCGAAGCGATCAAGAAGGGTCTGTCGTCCTTCGCCGGCGTCAAGCGCCGCTTCACCCACACAGGTTCGTGGAACGGCGTCGATGTGTTCGACGATTACGGCCACCATCCGGTGGAAATCTCGGCGGTGCTGAAGGCGGCGCGTAGTGCCACCAAAGGCCGCGTGATCGCCATTGCCCAGCCGCACCGCTTCACCCGGCTGCATGATCTGTTCAACGAATTCTCCGCCTGCTTCAACGACGCCGACACGGTGATGGTGGCGCCGGTCTACGCTGCCGGCGAAGACCCGATCGACGGTGTCACGTCGGACGAACTGGTGTCGCGCATCCGCGCCGGCGGCCATCGCGATGCGCGCTACATTGAAGGGCCGGCGGCAATCGCACCGATCATTCGCGACTTGGCCAAGCCCGGCGATTTCGTCGTCTTCCTCGGCGCCGGCAACATCACCCAGTGGGCCTATGCTCTGCCCAAGGAGCTTGCCGCCTCATGA
- the murB gene encoding UDP-N-acetylmuramate dehydrogenase, producing the protein MMHGQALIDKLGDRLTGLRGRLTPNPEMDKITWFRAGGLAEALFQPADEEDLAAFLRAVPEEIPLTIVGVGSNLLVRDGGIPGFVVRLSAKGFGEAEVVSPIRIKAGAATPDKRVAALALEAGIGGFHFYHGIPGAIGGALRMNAGANGVETRERVVEVRALDRKGNVHTLSNAEMGYAYRHSAAPAGLIFTSAVFEGFAEDKATIKAAMDAVQNHRETVQPIREKTGGSTFKNPEGTSAWKEIDKAGCRGLMIGGAQMSPMHCNFMINTGTATGYDLEYLGETVRARVLEHSGIRLHWEIKRIGNFRPGHAVQEFLGQLL; encoded by the coding sequence ATGATGCACGGCCAGGCCCTGATCGACAAACTCGGCGACCGGCTTACCGGCCTGCGCGGCCGTCTCACGCCGAATCCCGAGATGGACAAGATCACCTGGTTCCGCGCCGGTGGTCTGGCTGAAGCGCTGTTCCAGCCGGCGGACGAAGAGGACCTTGCCGCCTTCCTGCGTGCGGTGCCCGAAGAGATCCCCCTGACGATCGTCGGCGTCGGTTCGAACCTTCTGGTCCGCGACGGCGGTATTCCGGGTTTTGTCGTCAGGCTTTCGGCCAAGGGGTTTGGCGAGGCCGAAGTGGTTTCGCCGATCAGGATCAAGGCGGGTGCTGCGACGCCCGACAAGCGTGTCGCGGCTTTGGCGCTGGAGGCCGGCATTGGCGGCTTCCATTTCTACCACGGCATTCCTGGCGCTATCGGTGGTGCGCTGAGGATGAACGCCGGCGCCAATGGCGTCGAGACGCGCGAGCGCGTCGTCGAGGTGAGGGCGCTCGACCGCAAGGGCAATGTCCATACGTTAAGCAATGCCGAGATGGGCTATGCCTATCGTCATTCGGCGGCACCGGCTGGGCTGATCTTCACCTCGGCTGTGTTCGAAGGCTTTGCCGAGGACAAGGCCACGATCAAGGCGGCGATGGATGCGGTGCAGAACCACCGCGAGACCGTGCAGCCGATCCGCGAGAAGACCGGCGGCTCGACCTTCAAGAATCCCGAAGGCACGTCGGCCTGGAAGGAGATCGACAAGGCGGGCTGCCGCGGTCTGATGATCGGCGGCGCGCAGATGTCGCCAATGCACTGCAACTTCATGATCAACACCGGAACGGCGACCGGCTACGACCTCGAATATCTCGGCGAGACGGTGCGCGCCCGCGTGCTCGAACATTCCGGTATCCGGCTGCACTGGGAGATCAAGCGCATCGGCAATTTCCGGCCCGGCCATGCCGTGCAGGAGTTTCTTGGACAGTTGCTTTAG
- a CDS encoding toll/interleukin-1 receptor domain-containing protein — MKEFDLFLSHNGVDKTWVEHLATVVEADRNGSLLKVFFDKWDIPPGGDIPLELEQGLQNSRYIGLVLSPEALLSDWVSLERSTAIYSDPRAKQRSLIPLLRRDCEIPSMLARLNMIDFRHNVDFDAGVAKLVAHLRGLPSIRGNTSSPGELHLREDVALFRRQRVIFERPAFETPCIWELFLRELKEAADMTLAALNTGSLYSRDKTLLASFPGRNEYITPQFREVFAAIANLVVKMKRDVVEFEALFMSVVSGYRHHLNFYAMLVSSAGSTSSDNVQSMVDFMDRIDSGRNQILSLLNTLLDPSGGERFSPIELSSEIIRKGQFGGADRIKEALHWS, encoded by the coding sequence ATGAAGGAATTCGACCTATTCCTGAGTCATAATGGCGTAGATAAAACTTGGGTTGAGCATTTGGCAACAGTCGTCGAGGCCGATCGTAATGGGTCGCTGCTCAAGGTATTTTTCGACAAATGGGACATCCCTCCAGGCGGCGATATCCCGCTAGAACTCGAGCAGGGCTTGCAAAACAGCAGATACATCGGACTCGTCCTGTCGCCGGAAGCGTTGTTGTCAGACTGGGTGTCGCTCGAGCGGTCAACGGCGATCTACTCGGATCCGAGAGCAAAACAGCGCAGTTTGATACCCCTTCTGCGTAGAGACTGCGAAATCCCAAGTATGCTCGCGCGCTTGAACATGATCGACTTTCGACATAACGTCGACTTCGATGCCGGTGTAGCGAAGCTTGTAGCTCACCTACGCGGTCTCCCTTCGATAAGAGGCAACACCAGCAGCCCGGGTGAATTGCACCTCCGCGAGGATGTCGCCTTGTTTCGAAGACAGCGGGTTATTTTTGAAAGACCCGCCTTCGAAACTCCGTGCATATGGGAGCTTTTTCTGCGCGAGCTTAAGGAAGCAGCCGACATGACGCTCGCTGCTCTTAACACTGGGAGTCTTTACTCGAGAGATAAAACTCTTTTGGCCTCGTTCCCTGGTCGCAATGAATATATCACCCCCCAATTCCGGGAGGTTTTTGCCGCTATCGCGAATCTCGTTGTAAAAATGAAGAGGGACGTGGTCGAATTCGAAGCTTTGTTCATGTCTGTAGTGTCCGGCTATCGCCATCACTTGAATTTTTACGCGATGCTAGTGAGTTCTGCAGGCTCGACAAGCAGCGATAATGTCCAGTCCATGGTAGACTTCATGGATAGGATCGATAGCGGTAGAAATCAGATTTTGTCACTGCTGAACACGCTTCTCGATCCGTCGGGTGGTGAGCGGTTCAGTCCTATCGAACTTAGCAGTGAGATTATTCGGAAGGGTCAATTTGGTGGGGCGGACCGGATCAAAGAAGCATTGCACTGGTCCTGA
- a CDS encoding D-alanine--D-alanine ligase, with product MKSKHVAVLLGGFSSERPVSLSSGKACADALEQEGYEVTRVDVGRDVGSVLAALKPDVAFNALHGPFGEDGTIQGILEYLGIPYTHSGVLASALAMNKEQAKKIVKSVGVPVAESKVTNRFAIQNKHPMKPPYVIKPVNEGSSFGVVIVSEGQSHPPQVVGSSEWKYGDTVMVERYIHGRELTCAVMGDVALGVCEIIPTGHSFYDYDSKYVAGGSKHECPAKVSPNIYQKIQTLALKAHQAVGCRGVSRSDFRYDDRHSENGEVVWLEVNTQPGMTPTSLVPEIAAHSGHSFGELLSWMVEDASCLR from the coding sequence ATGAAAAGCAAGCATGTGGCCGTCCTGCTGGGAGGTTTCTCGTCCGAGCGGCCCGTGTCCTTGTCTTCCGGAAAGGCTTGTGCTGATGCGCTTGAGCAGGAAGGCTACGAGGTCACCCGAGTCGATGTCGGTCGCGATGTTGGCTCCGTGCTTGCGGCGCTCAAGCCGGATGTCGCCTTCAACGCGCTGCATGGCCCGTTCGGCGAGGACGGCACCATCCAGGGCATCCTTGAATATCTCGGCATTCCCTATACCCATTCCGGCGTGCTCGCCTCGGCGCTCGCCATGAACAAGGAACAGGCGAAGAAGATCGTCAAATCGGTCGGTGTTCCCGTTGCCGAATCAAAAGTGACCAATCGCTTCGCCATCCAGAACAAGCACCCGATGAAGCCGCCCTATGTGATCAAGCCGGTCAATGAGGGGTCGAGCTTCGGCGTCGTCATCGTGTCGGAGGGGCAGTCGCATCCGCCGCAGGTCGTCGGGTCGTCCGAGTGGAAATATGGCGATACCGTCATGGTCGAGCGCTACATCCATGGGCGCGAGCTGACCTGCGCCGTCATGGGCGATGTGGCTCTGGGCGTCTGCGAGATCATCCCGACTGGCCATTCCTTCTACGATTACGATTCAAAATATGTCGCGGGCGGATCAAAACACGAATGCCCCGCAAAAGTTTCACCAAATATTTACCAAAAAATACAGACACTGGCGCTCAAGGCTCATCAAGCTGTCGGCTGTCGGGGCGTTTCCCGGTCGGACTTCCGTTATGACGATCGTCACTCCGAAAATGGCGAGGTTGTATGGCTCGAGGTCAACACCCAGCCGGGTATGACGCCGACGTCTCTGGTGCCTGAAATCGCCGCCCATTCTGGGCACTCGTTTGGCGAATTGTTGAGTTGGATGGTGGAGGACGCTTCGTGTCTGCGTTGA
- a CDS encoding cell division protein FtsQ/DivIB — protein MSALKWGQGKGKGAAVPSLFGLSLSFDHFVLPRVLRRPVRILARLGDGDFEAPRFSAAIMSAVLLASSGAYGAYLGGHADGIVQSITARTGFAVDQVKVVGNRQTSEIDILDRLELDGWTSLIGFDAEAARERISGLPWIEVAAVRKVYPHTLEVRVEERDAFALWQQGNDLSVIEKNGAVIAPFSGGKQVLLPLLIGDGAPAKAPDFLAKIEKYPDLASRVKGYIRVGDRRWDLKLDNGVTVKLPEDDEDQALAELVKMDKDKGLLSRDIAAVDMRLTDRLVVELSPEAATQREAALNEKPKTLKRKPETKI, from the coding sequence GTGTCTGCGTTGAAATGGGGACAAGGCAAGGGGAAGGGCGCGGCCGTGCCGTCGCTGTTCGGCCTGTCATTGTCGTTTGACCATTTCGTGCTGCCGCGCGTGCTTCGCCGCCCGGTGCGCATCCTGGCGCGCCTGGGCGATGGCGACTTCGAGGCGCCGCGCTTCTCCGCCGCGATCATGTCGGCGGTGCTGCTTGCTTCGAGTGGCGCCTATGGTGCCTATCTCGGTGGTCATGCCGATGGGATCGTCCAGAGCATCACTGCCCGCACAGGTTTTGCCGTTGATCAGGTCAAGGTGGTCGGCAACCGGCAGACCTCCGAGATCGACATTCTCGACAGACTCGAGCTCGACGGTTGGACCTCGCTGATCGGCTTCGACGCCGAGGCCGCGCGCGAGCGCATCTCCGGCCTGCCGTGGATCGAAGTGGCGGCGGTGCGCAAGGTCTATCCGCACACGCTGGAAGTGCGCGTCGAGGAGCGCGACGCCTTCGCGCTCTGGCAGCAGGGCAATGATCTCTCGGTCATCGAGAAGAATGGCGCCGTCATCGCGCCGTTCTCTGGCGGCAAGCAGGTGCTTCTGCCGCTGCTGATCGGCGATGGCGCGCCGGCCAAGGCGCCGGACTTCCTGGCCAAGATTGAAAAATATCCCGATCTCGCGAGCCGGGTCAAAGGCTATATCCGTGTCGGTGATCGGCGCTGGGACCTGAAGCTGGACAATGGCGTCACCGTCAAGCTGCCCGAGGACGACGAGGATCAGGCGCTCGCCGAACTCGTCAAGATGGACAAAGACAAGGGGCTGCTGTCGCGCGATATCGCCGCTGTCGACATGCGCCTGACAGACCGGCTGGTCGTGGAGCTGTCGCCCGAGGCGGCGACGCAGCGCGAGGCCGCCCTCAACGAGAAGCCGAAGACCCTCAAGCGCAAGCCGGAGACGAAGATATGA
- the ftsA gene encoding cell division protein FtsA: MSWLGGSGDAASRRSGTLTVLDVGSNKVCCMVAKLKPNDDGKLLRGRSHRIQVIGIGHQKSQGVKSGVVVDLDRAEHAIRLSVDAAERMAGLTVDSLIVNMTAGRLKSESFSATINLGGHEADEADIKRVLGAGAKQALKAEREVIHSLPVGFSLDAERGVRDPRGMVGDALGVDMHVLTGDAAPMRNLELSINRSHLSVERMVATPYASGLAALVDDELEMGAACIDMGGGTTTISVFSEGKFVHGDAIAIGGNHVTLDMAKGLSTSLDAAERLKVMHGSALPGSADDRDLVSVQPIGDDGDVPLQIPRSVMTRIVRARIDETLELLRDRLNKSGYGNAVGKRVVLTGGASQLAGLPEAARRILGRNVRIGRPLGVAGLPEAAKGPAFSAAVGLLIYPQMASFESHPAKGISGLRMTGTGGKLHRMSQWLRDSF; the protein is encoded by the coding sequence ATGAGCTGGCTTGGCGGTTCTGGCGATGCCGCGTCGCGCCGGTCCGGCACTTTGACGGTGCTGGATGTCGGCTCGAACAAGGTTTGCTGCATGGTGGCGAAGCTTAAGCCGAACGATGACGGCAAGCTTCTGCGCGGCCGCTCGCACCGCATCCAGGTGATCGGCATCGGCCACCAGAAGTCGCAGGGCGTGAAGTCGGGCGTGGTCGTCGATCTCGACCGCGCCGAACATGCCATCCGGCTGTCCGTCGACGCCGCCGAGCGCATGGCGGGGCTGACGGTTGATTCGCTCATCGTCAACATGACCGCTGGCCGGCTGAAGAGCGAAAGCTTCTCGGCGACCATCAATCTTGGCGGCCATGAGGCCGACGAGGCCGACATCAAGCGCGTGCTCGGCGCCGGCGCCAAGCAGGCCCTGAAGGCCGAGCGCGAGGTCATCCATTCGCTGCCCGTCGGGTTCTCGCTGGATGCCGAGCGCGGCGTTCGCGATCCGCGCGGCATGGTCGGCGACGCGCTCGGCGTCGACATGCATGTACTGACGGGTGACGCGGCCCCGATGCGCAATCTGGAGCTTTCCATCAATCGCTCGCATCTGTCGGTCGAGCGCATGGTGGCGACGCCTTATGCCAGCGGGCTTGCGGCCCTGGTCGACGACGAATTGGAAATGGGCGCTGCCTGCATCGACATGGGCGGCGGCACGACGACCATTTCGGTGTTTTCGGAAGGCAAGTTCGTCCATGGCGACGCCATCGCCATTGGCGGCAACCATGTCACGCTTGATATGGCCAAGGGGCTTTCGACCTCGCTCGACGCTGCTGAGCGGCTCAAGGTCATGCATGGTTCGGCGCTGCCGGGCAGCGCCGACGATCGCGACCTGGTTTCGGTCCAGCCGATCGGCGACGACGGCGACGTGCCATTGCAAATTCCGCGTTCGGTCATGACGCGCATCGTGCGCGCCCGCATCGACGAGACGCTCGAACTGCTGCGCGACCGGCTGAACAAGTCAGGCTACGGCAATGCGGTCGGCAAGCGCGTGGTGCTGACCGGTGGCGCCAGCCAGCTGGCCGGTCTGCCGGAAGCGGCACGCCGCATCCTCGGACGCAATGTGCGCATCGGCCGCCCGCTCGGCGTGGCGGGCCTGCCCGAAGCGGCGAAGGGACCGGCTTTCTCGGCCGCCGTCGGACTTTTGATCTATCCGCAGATGGCGAGCTTCGAGAGCCATCCGGCGAAAGGCATTTCCGGTCTCAGGATGACCGGAACGGGTGGAAAACTGCATCGCATGAGTCAGTGGTTGAGAGACAGTTTCTAA
- the ftsZ gene encoding cell division protein FtsZ produces MTINLQKPDITELKPRITVFGVGGGGGNAVNNMITAGLRGVEFVVANTDAQALTMSKAGRLIQLGAHVTEGLGAGSQPEVGRAAAEECIDEILDHLTNTHMCFVTAGMGGGTGTGAAPVVARAAREKGILTVGVVTKPFHFEGQRRMKTADMGIEELQKCVDTLIVIPNQNLFRLANDKTTFADAFAMADQVLYSGVACITDLMVKEGLINLDFADVRSVMREMGKAMMGTGEASGEGRAMAAAEAAIANPLLDETSMKGAKGLLISITGGRDLTLFEVDEAATRIREEVDQDANIILGATFDEELEGVIRVSVVATGIDKTAAEIASAPISIRTAPPKQATRPAVAPVESRQAPVQQAVYEPRAIDPVAEAIQLAEANAAAMAQVRPAPVTHADDFRPQSKIFQAPPAQPQPMQQPVAQQMMQPAPQPREILREVQQPVAMAPQRMPRVEDFPPVVKAEVDAKSRPHDHENSGPMGLLKRLTNGLTRREEEPARLQPAQPREPKLRQAAPEVRRLASQDAQLYAPRRGQLDDQGRLTPQTRATQDDDQLEIPAFLRRQAN; encoded by the coding sequence ATGACCATCAATCTGCAGAAGCCGGACATCACCGAGCTTAAGCCGCGCATCACCGTGTTCGGTGTCGGCGGCGGCGGCGGCAATGCCGTGAACAACATGATCACCGCCGGTCTGCGCGGTGTCGAGTTCGTCGTGGCCAACACCGACGCGCAGGCGCTGACCATGTCGAAGGCCGGTCGGCTGATCCAGCTTGGCGCGCATGTCACCGAGGGGCTCGGTGCCGGATCGCAGCCGGAAGTCGGCCGCGCGGCCGCTGAAGAATGCATCGACGAGATCCTCGACCATCTCACCAACACCCATATGTGCTTCGTCACCGCCGGCATGGGCGGCGGCACGGGTACGGGCGCGGCTCCGGTGGTTGCCCGCGCCGCCCGCGAGAAGGGCATCCTCACCGTCGGCGTCGTCACCAAGCCGTTCCATTTCGAAGGCCAGCGCCGCATGAAGACGGCCGACATGGGCATCGAGGAGCTGCAGAAATGCGTCGACACGCTGATCGTCATCCCCAACCAGAACCTGTTCCGGCTGGCCAATGACAAGACCACCTTCGCCGATGCATTCGCCATGGCCGACCAGGTGCTGTATTCCGGCGTCGCCTGCATCACCGACCTGATGGTCAAGGAAGGCCTGATCAACCTCGACTTCGCCGACGTGCGTTCGGTGATGCGCGAGATGGGCAAGGCGATGATGGGCACCGGCGAGGCTTCGGGCGAGGGCCGCGCGATGGCCGCAGCGGAAGCCGCCATCGCCAACCCGCTGCTCGACGAGACCTCGATGAAGGGCGCCAAGGGCCTGCTGATCTCGATCACCGGCGGTCGCGACCTGACCCTGTTCGAAGTCGACGAGGCGGCGACCCGCATCCGCGAGGAAGTCGACCAGGACGCCAACATCATCCTGGGTGCTACGTTCGACGAAGAGCTCGAAGGCGTCATCCGCGTCTCCGTGGTTGCCACTGGCATCGACAAGACCGCGGCTGAAATCGCGTCCGCGCCGATCTCGATCCGTACGGCTCCGCCCAAGCAGGCCACCCGTCCGGCCGTTGCTCCGGTGGAAAGCCGACAGGCGCCGGTCCAGCAGGCCGTGTATGAGCCGCGTGCCATCGATCCGGTCGCCGAGGCCATCCAGCTTGCTGAAGCCAATGCCGCCGCCATGGCGCAGGTTCGCCCGGCTCCGGTCACGCATGCGGACGATTTCCGCCCGCAGAGCAAGATCTTCCAGGCGCCCCCGGCACAGCCGCAGCCAATGCAGCAGCCGGTCGCCCAGCAGATGATGCAGCCGGCCCCGCAGCCGCGCGAAATCTTGCGTGAGGTCCAGCAGCCGGTGGCGATGGCACCGCAGCGTATGCCGCGCGTCGAGGATTTTCCGCCGGTCGTCAAGGCCGAGGTGGACGCCAAGAGCCGTCCGCATGACCACGAGAACAGCGGCCCGATGGGCCTGCTGAAGCGCTTGACCAACGGCCTGACCCGTCGCGAGGAAGAGCCGGCACGGCTCCAGCCAGCGCAGCCGCGTGAACCCAAGCTGCGCCAGGCGGCACCCGAAGTGCGCCGTCTCGCCAGCCAGGACGCCCAGCTCTATGCGCCGCGCCGCGGCCAGTTGGATGACCAGGGCCGCCTGACGCCGCAGACCAGGGCGACTCAGGACGACGATCAGCTGGAGATTCCGGCGTTCCTGCGCCGCCAGGCCAACTGA
- the lpxC gene encoding UDP-3-O-acyl-N-acetylglucosamine deacetylase, with translation MGFVLHDYQTTVKTRASLTGTGVHSGKEVSISFVPADADTGIVFQLVNGDGQGREFRALFSEIGATDLCTMLGDPSGEHIATVEHIMAALFGLGIDNVLIEVDGHEVPILDGSAMAFVEAIDQAGIEKLPIKRRYIRVVKPVRIENGASWAEFRPYDGTRFEVEIDFESPAIGRQLFASDLNADIFRRDIARARTFGFMKDVERLWAAGYALGSSLENSLVIGDDNRVINMGGLRYPNEFVRHKTLDAMGDLALAGARFIGCFRSYRGGHRLNAAALRRLLSDRTAFEIVETTRRERGRAAEMSAVNAPLYAPWMI, from the coding sequence ATGGGGTTTGTCTTGCACGACTACCAGACGACAGTGAAGACGCGCGCGTCGCTTACGGGCACCGGCGTCCACAGTGGCAAAGAAGTCTCTATCAGTTTCGTGCCCGCGGATGCCGATACCGGCATCGTTTTCCAGCTTGTCAATGGAGACGGGCAGGGCCGCGAGTTCCGCGCCCTGTTTTCCGAAATCGGCGCCACTGACCTGTGCACCATGCTTGGCGATCCGTCGGGCGAGCACATCGCCACCGTCGAGCACATCATGGCCGCGCTGTTCGGCCTGGGCATCGACAATGTTCTCATCGAGGTCGACGGCCACGAGGTTCCCATCCTCGACGGCAGCGCCATGGCCTTCGTGGAGGCCATCGACCAGGCGGGCATCGAGAAATTGCCGATCAAGCGGCGCTACATCAGGGTCGTCAAGCCAGTTCGGATCGAGAACGGTGCGTCCTGGGCGGAGTTCAGACCCTATGACGGCACCCGTTTCGAGGTCGAGATCGACTTCGAAAGCCCGGCGATCGGACGTCAGCTGTTTGCCTCCGACCTCAATGCCGATATCTTCCGCCGCGACATCGCGCGGGCCCGTACCTTCGGCTTCATGAAGGATGTGGAGCGGCTGTGGGCCGCCGGCTATGCGCTGGGATCGTCGCTTGAGAACTCGCTGGTGATCGGCGACGACAACCGCGTCATCAACATGGGCGGCTTGCGTTATCCCAATGAATTCGTGCGCCACAAGACGCTCGACGCGATGGGGGACCTGGCGCTGGCCGGAGCCCGCTTCATCGGCTGTTTCCGCTCCTATCGCGGTGGCCACAGGCTGAACGCAGCGGCGCTGCGGCGCCTGCTGTCGGACCGTACGGCTTTCGAGATCGTCGAGACGACACGCCGCGAGCGTGGCCGCGCGGCTGAGATGAGCGCCGTCAATGCGCCGCTCTACGCGCCCTGGATGATCTAA
- a CDS encoding outer membrane protein assembly factor BamD encodes MFFKRVGQSKAPQRSVLLALSVVVPSLFLSACMSSPEKDIDLSKYVDQTEPGDVLYNQALANLNAGRLDEASKKFDAVDRQHPYSEWARKSMVMGAFTDYRKGSYDDAISAAKRYLALYPSTDDAPYAQYIIGLSYYKQIKDVTQDQKEARQTVQTMQELVTRWPTSEYVDDAKEKIRFANDQLAGKEMQIGRYYLERREYIAAVKRFRTVVESYSNTRHVEEALARLTESYYALGLTSEAQTAAAVLGTNYPDSPWYKDSYKLLQSNGLSPRENSGSWISKAGKLITGA; translated from the coding sequence ATGTTTTTCAAGCGAGTCGGTCAATCGAAGGCGCCCCAGCGGTCCGTTCTCCTGGCGCTGTCGGTGGTTGTTCCTTCGCTCTTCCTTTCTGCTTGCATGTCGTCGCCGGAGAAAGACATCGACCTGTCGAAGTATGTCGACCAGACGGAGCCGGGCGACGTGCTCTACAATCAGGCCCTCGCCAATTTGAACGCCGGACGCCTCGACGAAGCGAGCAAGAAGTTCGACGCCGTTGACCGCCAGCACCCCTATTCGGAATGGGCGCGTAAATCGATGGTGATGGGCGCGTTCACCGATTACCGGAAGGGCAGCTACGACGATGCGATCTCGGCAGCCAAGCGCTATCTGGCGCTTTATCCGTCGACGGATGACGCGCCCTACGCGCAGTACATTATCGGCCTGAGCTACTACAAGCAGATCAAGGACGTGACGCAGGATCAGAAGGAAGCACGCCAGACCGTGCAGACGATGCAGGAACTGGTTACGCGCTGGCCGACGTCGGAATATGTCGACGACGCCAAGGAGAAGATCCGCTTCGCCAACGACCAGCTCGCCGGCAAGGAAATGCAGATCGGCCGCTATTATCTGGAGCGTCGCGAGTATATTGCCGCCGTCAAGCGCTTCCGCACCGTGGTGGAGAGCTATTCCAACACCCGCCATGTCGAGGAAGCACTCGCCCGCCTCACCGAAAGCTATTACGCGCTGGGGCTGACCTCGGAGGCCCAGACGGCAGCGGCGGTGCTTGGCACCAATTATCCCGACAGCCCATGGTACAAGGATTCCTACAAGCTGCTGCAAAGCAATGGGCTGTCGCCGCGCGAAAATTCCGGATCGTGGATATCCAAGGCCGGCAAGCTGATCACCGGCGCCTGA